The following is a genomic window from Deltaproteobacteria bacterium.
ACCTGCTGTACCGGATCCGCGTCATGCGCATTCAAATCCCGCCCCTGCGCGAACGGCGAGAGGATATTCCGATGCTCATCCGGCACTTCCTCGGCATGAGCCGGACGGCGCTCGGCAAATCCGTCGCCTCATTCGACGCCCCGTCGATGCGAGCGTTGCTGGAATACCCGTGGCCGGGAAACGTGCGCGAGCTGCGCAGCGCGATCGAGTACGCGACGGTGCACTGCTCCGGCGGACTGATCACCTTCGCAGACTTGCCGCCGGAGTTTTCGCGGCACCGTACGCGGCCTGACGACGCGGATCGCGGTGGAGAGCGCGAGCGGTATCTGGACGCGATTCGTAAGGCGGGAGGGAATCGGTCGCTCGCGGCGAAAAGCCTCGGGATCGGCCGGGCGACGTTCTACCGGCACCTCTCACGACTCGGAATCTCCGAAACCGCTTAGACGTCCGCTCCGAAAGAGACGCTGAGACAAATGTGAGACACACAGTGTCTCGAATGTGTCTCGCGGCAATGAAGTGACAGATCTATAGAAAAATTTCTATCAACGAATTCGTGTGTTTACGAGTATTGTTACAATTGGCGCACTTGTTGCTCTTAACCGAGTGATCGGTATCGGCGTAGGGCAGTGTCGAGCGATTTCGCATCCCGTATGACGTGCACCAGGGAGGTCCGCCATGGGAAAGACGAAGATCGATACTCGGAATCTCGAAGGAATCGAGGTGAAAGAGATTTCCATCGAGGAGTTCGAAGTCCTCGGCGATTCGACGTGCCGATTTCGGTCGTCCGCCGACGTCAGCGTGGGCGATACGATCCTGGTGAAAGCCCTTTACACGGGTCCGATGCCGGACGACATCGGGGCGTCGGGCCGGCGACGCAAGCGCGATGCGAATGTGTGGCGGCGCGGAATGGTTCCATTCCTGACCACCGTGAAAACGGTCGAGGACGACGGACACGCCCGTGCGAGGTCGCGGGTCGTCGTTCACGTTCAAACGGTCATGTCCGACGATCACCACAGTTTCCGCGAGCACGTTTCGGCCGGGCCGCGACCCGAAGGCACGCAGTACGAATACCAGGGCTTCTTCATCCGCTATCGTCGGCGCGGGGCCTGCAACTAGTCGCCGTTCTCCGCTCGTCGAGCTTTCGAAATCCTCTTGAACGCCGCCGCCTTTGCGGCGAATATCCGACCGTCGTTGCGCTGACAGCCCGCGCGTCGGGCCGCGCCGCGTCCATTTTCACCCGGGCTTTTTCGGGGGCGCTTTCATGCACAAACTGGTTTTACTTCGCCACGGCGAGAGCGCGTGGAATCGGGAAAATCGTTTCACCGGCTGGACGGATGTGGATCTGTCCGAGCGCGGACACGAGGAGGCGAAAAAGGCGGGGCGTCTGTTGAAGGCCGAAGGTTTTTCGTTCGACCTTGCGTTCACGTCGGTGCTCAAGCGCGCGATCCGCACCCTGTGGATCACGCAGGACGAGATGGACCTGATGTGGATTCCCGTGCAGCGCGCGTGGCAGCTCAACGAGCGACACTACGGCGCGCTTCAGGGCCTCAACAAGTCCGAGACCGCGGCGGCGCACGGTGAGGAGCAGGTCAAGATCTGGCGGCGCAGTTACGACATCCCGCCGCCGCCGCTCGACGCCTCCGACCCGCGCCATCCGTCGCACGATCCGCGTTACGCCGGGCTCGCGCCGTCGGAGCTGCCCGCCACCGAGTGCCTCAAGGACACGCTCACGCGCGTGCTGCCGTATTGGCACGCGCAAATCGCACCGCGCGTCGCCGAGGGCCGCCGCGTGCTGATCGCCGCGCACGGCAACTCGCTG
Proteins encoded in this region:
- the gpmA gene encoding 2,3-diphosphoglycerate-dependent phosphoglycerate mutase, producing the protein MHKLVLLRHGESAWNRENRFTGWTDVDLSERGHEEAKKAGRLLKAEGFSFDLAFTSVLKRAIRTLWITQDEMDLMWIPVQRAWQLNERHYGALQGLNKSETAAAHGEEQVKIWRRSYDIPPPPLDASDPRHPSHDPRYAGLAPSELPATECLKDTLTRVLPYWHAQIAPRVAEGRRVLIAAHGNSLRALVKYLDHVSDDEIVSLNIPTAMPLVYELDGDLRATNRYYLGDPDEVAKAMAQVAAQGKAK